TGGTGAAAACCAGTTCATGATATTCATAGAACATCAAATGACTTACTAAGTTCTATCTGAGAGGTGATATTCCCGATAGCATGAAGAAGGCCAATTGTTCCACATGCATTTCCCACTGTTTGTTTCATGAAGTAAACTGTACTACTGGGATCCTGCACCTGCCAGAAACCTCCCAAGAACAGTTATATAATTATGAAACCAAATATAAGGCATAAATGTAGGAACACTCAAATACTCCAACGCAACTCGGTCGAATAAATAGAGAAGAAACAGATAATCAAGTCTATTAGGAAATATTCAGAAGGAGCCAATAAAAGATATTGTAGTGATGACTGATTTATGTGACTGATGAAATATAAAATCAAGTTTCTGTTACCTTAAGTATTATATGACCTTGTGTTGTCTATTAAAATTCACTTAGCAAACAACCTGTCTAAAGGACCGCTTAGACACACTGGTATGGTTTCACGACAGAAACCAATAAAGATAAAGACAGAGTTCAACGAACTGGAGAATGTAGTACACAAAAGGAAAGCAAGTAAAAGGGAACAAATGAAATAATCAGATCCAAGACAGAGAAAGATTTTGGCAACTGATAGCAAGGAGACCAAGCACTGGTAACTGCAAACCCCACTTCCCctttcaaaggaaaaaaaaaaaagaggaaagagGGAACTTCCTAGGATTAGTGATGGACAAAGTTTCACACCAAGAAGTGCATAAACAGGAACAATGACATTAAGTAATTGCATACCCAGAAAAGAGAGAGACTAACGGAATCAAATGGCATAATTTACCTAACGGAATCAAAATCTAAGGTTGGAAGCAAAGAACTAAAGAACATGAATAGTTTATAAAGAAATGGTCATCCAGTTTACCTTTGTTTCGCTGTCTTGCTTTATTCTCTCTTCTTCACTCTGCACGCATGTGACAGAAAATTAATAAGCTGACCAGGATCATTGACATACACCAGTTAACATCAAACTAAAATAACAACAAACCTGTGATGTGAGAGGATAAAGAAATAAAACAGCAAGCACTGGCTTCGGCACCATCTCCAGAAGTTCTTCATCTAACCCATAAACATCAGAGCACTCTGCCTCATTCGGTGGAACACCAAGACCCCAAAGAAACTGCTCGATAAAAAAACACGTAAATTAGGAACttcattaattttttcatttctaCTTTCATGCATATGATTTTCCTCCTCCTTCAGCCTCTCCTAGTTAAATGAAccatttatataaattttgattaaacACTTCTCAACCTAGTTAAGAAATACCATCCCGTAGTTCTTTCACATACTAAAGCCAAACATATCAAATCTAATTCATCATCGAAAAGGGCATTCACCGCTTCAACCAATATTTGGATCATTCTCTTTTTACTTCTAATTACACCCAAAAACATCAATCCCCTCGATCCCATTATATATGACACCATTACTACTTGACTACattttatttcatatatatgataCTCCTAGTAACTATTTTCAGGCACAAAACACTGCGACTTTGTAAATTTAAAGTATCTAAATCTTActtttaaacaactaaataaAGTCCGATTTGAGACCAAAAATTAGCTAGATTGACCATAGTACTCCAAATCGATCATGCCTTTGGTacggagagagagagagctttAGGTTAAATTCATTCCAGATACTGCTGATTCAGAAGACAGTAAATACTACTATATGAGATGATTTGAAATACCAAAACTTCAAGTAACCAGAAACCAAAGAGAATGTAAATGAAAAATTGAACAGATAGGAGTGAAGGTACCTGATTCATAACATCAGGGTTAGCTTCAAGAGGAAGCCATCTCTTCTTAGAGCCTCTGCTTTCCGCCATGGATTCCTTTCCTCTTTCTATACCAATTTTTAAACCTCTATTTTACGCTCTATCAACCTTGATCgcctccccccccccctttatatatatagttatcgGGAAGGGATTTATGGTGAGGGTTTTATCATTTTCTTGGGTCCTtgtgtcatttttttttcttttttcggaATAATACTTAAATAACTATGAATATAAAAATTCttaagtataaaaataaaatcttacctaaaactaaaaaattgtaATAGATCCCAAAATCAATTTACCAGTATTTcgaaatttaaatttgaaaaaaaaatgaaattattcgAAAGTTTATTAGAATGTTTAATGTTTAGCAAGCATTTGATTGTTTCAAAtatatttccttttttaaaCAACATTATTATCAAAAGAGCAAGATGtccatttttatgaaaaattttatttGGTTGCACGAAACTTCAAATAACATATTTTTGTATGCGAGTGTTTACTAAAGGAATTTTGAAATCTACactttcatttatttatttattttcgaTTTAGTCGAGTATAATAATAAATCTATATCTCCATACCAAGAAATACTTCAATCTATTTGATTATGTGAATGTTACAAAATAAATGACTCAGGCCAAACATGAGTATGAAAAAAGAATAGATTAAGGAATTAGGGAATATCTAAACATGGTGGTTTCAATTTAAAGACCATATTTAGAGACCGTTtaaattgacttataagctgcttataagttgtttttagcttttttgagtgtttgactgaccaacttaaagtcattttgtgcttaaaataaatttgaataaataattgaatttgtttggatggatttattttaagaagttttcaacttataaactgcttaaaataagtccatccaaacagaCTATTAGCTTGTTGAAATGTTTTAGCGTGAGGCATGTGAGCCAGTATGTTTGTATGTTACTTGACATTTGTATCGCTAAGGAGAAGTCTATACGTTTTAACCCAAATTTAGATAGAGATTCTCTAAGCTGGAAGGTTCAAATCCTGCTGTAAAATTGATCAACTAATTTATTTTACTCTGTTTTATCACAACCAGCATTGAAGTTatacaaggaaagaaaatagtTTCTGAACTATATAATAAGTATCAATCATATAGTTAATATTTGGGTCAAGTATTCATGATCACttttggggcaggatggatgaaatggaggctcgcctccggtgtgttatgtgacaagaaggtgccaccacaacttaagggcaagttctacaaagtggtcgttagatcagctatgttatatggggcggagtgttggccagttaaggtcttccacgtgcaaaagatgaaggttgccgagatgagaatgttgagatggatgtgtgggcataccaggagtgacaagattagaaatgaggctattcgagaaaaggtaggagtggcctcggtggaggaaaagatgcgggaaacgcgactaagatggtttggacatgtgaagaggagagtcccagatgcaccaatgcggagatgtgagaggctggccatggatggtttcagaagaggtaggggtaggccgaagaaatattggggagaggtgatcagacaggacatggcgcatttacgacttaccgaggacatgaccctagataggagggtgtggaggacacaaattagggtagaagtctagtacatagtggttttattctcccttattcgtaggcgtattaacgcactatgatttcttgtactctgatgtatgttatttatggtatttatgttattatccaataataatatctactgttttgtgctttgattatactattgtttggaccgtttttGTCATCTacttatctacttatttactctattATTCTTGTCTgatctttttctatgtttttattgagccgagggtctttcggaaacagccgtcctacattggtaggagtcaggtctgcgtacactctaccctccccagaccccacgatgtgggattgcactaggttgttgttgttgttgttgttgcttcctGTAATCTAATCAGTATCAGTTTAGCTAATCTCTTTTTCCTGTTCAATTGCTTGCTCTTTTCTTTACTTTCTGTTGCGGAAGCCAGATATATAAAGAGTGATGAAATCACAACTGCTATATCTAAATGCAACTAATATATAGTAAATGagacaataataaaaagaataCCAGAAATTTACGAAGTTCGgcaaaagttattttttttgcttaatCCTCGGATACGATCAACCAATATTTATTTCACTCCAAAAGAATACAAGTGAAATACTACAAGAgagaataaaaattaaatgtctTAGAAGATGAGAAGGCAAGTGAGAGGTATGTTTCAAATAAATCAATAGTCACCTATTTATAGGAATGAACTCTTCTTCTCgatgtcatccatgacatcactaTTTCTTCTTGATGTTATCCATTATATCACTATGTGTGAAAATGTCAAGATTTAACTTGTGAAACCAAATTATggtttaccaaactttcacctacAAAATTACTACCTTGACTTTTTGTACCAATGAAGAATTATCTTCCTACcaaatattcaaattaattcatctagaatcttgtcaaattcaacaaatctccaccttggcaagattctccattttcaactttctctcaacaACTTTTGATTTTGTCTTCAACCTCAATCTTTAATGTTCAACAATGTTGATAAATTTCAAACAGTGTTGAAATTTGATCGCAGTCACCACTTATGTTCACATATCTGCAGGGTTATCTGTAGTCTGAATTTTCTACACTATGACTCCACCTTCTTCTATGATTTCTCGTACAAAATGATATCGGACGTTAATGTGCTTGCATGATAAACTTGGTTCTTTGCTAAATGAATAGCATTTTGACTATCAAAATATTGTGATACCTTCTTGCTCAACACCAAGCTCTCTAAGCAACCCTTGAAGCAAAATTGCCTCCTTCGCAGCCTCTATAATTGTCATGTACTCTCTCTTAGTGGTAGAAAAAGCAACAGTTGACAGTAAAGTAGACTTTTAACTAACTAGTGCATTTGCAATAGTAAAAACATAACCAGTAGTTGATCTTCATTTGTCCaaatcacctgcataatctgagtcACAATATCCAACAACAAGACATTGACTATCTTCTTGCTCGAAAACTAAACCAATATCTACAGTATTATGAATATATCGTAGAATCCATGTTCCTTTCCAGGATAATGCATATACCTGCTGACAACTCCCACAACATGTGAAATATCTAGTCTTGTGCAAACCATTGCATACATCAAGCTACCAACAATATTCACAGATGGTACTCTTGacatatattcttgtttagcTTCAGTTTTTAGCGACATAGCATTACTAAGCTTAAAGTGAGAAGCAAGCGAAGTGCTAACAGACTTTGTTTTGTCATTCATACCAAATCGATTTAGTACCCTCTTCAAGTATTCATTTTGAGATAAAAAGAGTTTCTTTGAATGCCTATCTCTTTTAATCTTCATGCCAAGAGTTTTCTTCGCCTCACCCAAATCTTTCATCTCGAACTCCTTTCTTAGTTGAGTTTTCAACTTCTCAATTTCCTCTTGACTTTTAGAAGctatcaacatatcatcaacatacagGAGGAGATATATAAAGGATCCATCTTTAAGCTTGCGCAAATGCACACAGTGATCGCATTTGCTTCTTCTGTACTTTTGCTGTAACATAAACTTGTCAAATCATTTGTACCATTGCCTAGATGATTGTTTTAATCCATACAATAATTTTCAAGTTTGCACACCATATTTTCTTTTCCATCAACTTTGAATACTTCTGGCTGAGTCATGTAGATTTCCTCTTCCAAGTTAGTTTTTACATCCAACTAAACTAATTTCAAATTCAACTGTGCTATCAAAACTAACAAAAC
This Solanum dulcamara chromosome 8, daSolDulc1.2, whole genome shotgun sequence DNA region includes the following protein-coding sequences:
- the LOC129899604 gene encoding ubiquitin carboxyl-terminal hydrolase 3 isoform X1 → MAESRGSKKRWLPLEANPDVMNQFLWGLGVPPNEAECSDVYGLDEELLEMVPKPVLAVLFLYPLTSQSEEERIKQDSETKVQDPSSTVYFMKQTVGNACGTIGLLHAIGNITSQIELTEGSFLDKFFKTTSSMDPMQRALFLENDREMEVAHLVAATAGETEATDDVNTHFICFTCADGQLYELDGRRAGPITHGASSPNSLLKDAARVIQNIIEKNPDSINFNVIAISKKV
- the LOC129899604 gene encoding ubiquitin carboxyl-terminal hydrolase 3 isoform X2, with product MAESRGSKKRWLPLEANPDVMNQFLWGLGVPPNEAECSDVYGLDEELLEMVPKPVLAVLFLYPLTSQSEEERIKQDSETKVQDPSSTVYFMKQTVGNACGTIGLLHAIGNITSQIELTEGSFLDKFFKTTSSMDPMQRALFLENDREMEVAHLVAATAGETEATDDVNTHFICFTCADDNSALLNSTHDG